A stretch of [Clostridium] innocuum DNA encodes these proteins:
- a CDS encoding YbhB/YbcL family Raf kinase inhibitor-like protein — translation MQTLTISSPSFTDGALIPVIHTGYGADQSPELVLHGLCEEAVSLAVILNDMDHPIPAYNHWVIWNLPVMSIIPGNIPRGAQVPSLSGARQGIGYGRHAYRGPKPPFHWSHTYQFTVYVLDTVLTLPPTARKKHLLAAMEQHILQQAVLRGHYR, via the coding sequence ATGCAAACACTGACAATATCTTCTCCCAGCTTTACGGATGGTGCGCTGATTCCTGTTATACATACCGGATATGGCGCGGATCAATCGCCGGAGCTGGTGCTGCACGGACTTTGCGAGGAGGCAGTATCCCTGGCAGTTATTCTGAATGATATGGATCATCCGATACCGGCATATAATCACTGGGTAATCTGGAATCTTCCTGTGATGTCAATCATCCCGGGGAATATTCCCCGCGGGGCACAGGTGCCAAGCCTGTCGGGTGCAAGACAGGGGATTGGATATGGCAGGCATGCCTATAGAGGGCCAAAGCCGCCGTTCCACTGGTCGCATACCTATCAATTCACCGTATATGTTCTGGATACTGTCCTGACACTGCCACCTACTGCGAGAAAGAAGCATCTGCTGGCAGCTATGGAACAACATATCCTGCAGCAGGCTGTGTTAAGGGGACATTACCGCTAA